The Toxorhynchites rutilus septentrionalis strain SRP chromosome 3, ASM2978413v1, whole genome shotgun sequence genome includes a region encoding these proteins:
- the LOC129773797 gene encoding uncharacterized protein LOC129773797: protein MNKCIPATVETATTIVTPMQPIPALNAEIIHSVRQQQASPGTVYHALYGHYFLGISQKNLAIIYGKSLSTIYGWIQKFESEGLYRRKKRAQVFKKFQSEMRQWLVELYCKHPLLFLDEAKEMFQAHFQMTISTSSVCTILHEAGLSWKTIERSAIQIRMEEIVRFVNELLAIPWDIFNLVFLDEVSIDNRGTLRQKGYGVVGKKLIFRGEFCRRARSSFLCFLGADGILDSFWTEGTFNRLKFFECCREFALRNPKVQRYPGFHSVWIMDGARIHCDANLIRYLRSIGIIPIFLPAYCPFFNPIEVIFGLVKKRLQRVHREGEQILAEVCEAMNYFKVYTCQKLFEHCGYFPGGFFSPEKGLTQDPNEVDLNIVPN from the exons ATGAACAAATGCATCCCAGCAACGGTAGAAACAGCCACAACAATCGTTACACCTATGCAACCCATACCGGCG TTGAATGCTGAAATCATTCATTCCGTTCGCCAACAACAGGCCAGTCCTGGAACCGTATACCACGCCCTTTATGGACACTACTTTTTGGGTATTTCCCAAAAGAATTTGGCGATCATTTACGGAAAAAGCCTGTCCACTATTTATGGTTGGATTCAAAAGTTTGAAAGCGAGGGACTTTACCGAAGGAAAAAACGAGCTCAGGTCTTCAAAAAGTTCCAGTCGGAAATGCGACAATGGTTGGTGGAGCTTTATTGCAAGCATCCTCTTTTATTTTTGGACGAAGCCAAGGAGATGTTCCAGGCACATTTCCAGATGACAATAAGTACTTCATCCGTCTGTACTATTCTGCACGAGGCAGGCCTGTCGTGGAAAACCATTGAGAGAAGTGCTATTCAAATTCGTATGGAAGAAATAGTGCGGTTTGTGAATGAGCTCCTCGCCATACCATGGGATATTTTCAATTTAGTTTTCCTCGATGAGGTGAGTATTGACAATAGGGGCACGTTACGTCAGAAGGGATATGGTGTCGTAggaaaaaagttaattttcagagGAGAATTTTGTCGCCGTGCTCGTTCATCGTTCTTATGTTTCCTTGGCGCTGATGGAATCCTGGATAGTTTCTGGACTGAAGGCACTTTTAACAGGCTAAAGTTTTTCGAATGCTGCCGAGAGTTTGCCTTGCGGAATCCTAAGGTTCAAAGATATCCAGGATTCCATTCAGTATGGATCATGGACGGTGCGAGGATTCATTGCGACGCTAATCTCATTCGCTATCTTCGATCCATTGGGATCATACCCATATTCCTTCCGGCGTACTGCCCCTTTTTCAATCCCATCGAGGTGATCTTTGGCCTCGTGAAAAAACGTCTTCAGAGAGTACACCGGGAAGGTGAACAAATTCTGGCTGAAGTATGTGAAGCTATGAACTACTTCAAAGTTTATACTTGCCAGAAACTGTTTGAACACTGTGGATACTTCCCTGGAGGATTTTTCAGCCCTGAGAAAGGCTTAACGCAAGATCCAAATGAGGTCGATTTGAATATTGTTCCCAATTAA